In one window of Calypte anna isolate BGI_N300 chromosome 1, bCalAnn1_v1.p, whole genome shotgun sequence DNA:
- the LOC115598276 gene encoding coiled-coil domain-containing protein 183-like: MARQEAAVTCRGAGAALAAGPEGRGRSTGITPVQKAKHSQRAQELRNFIALQEQGRKLLTQMCEEKLRQRRELLPGLREALQDDAHALAVLQKSKNLSSFGARGPQNLLDVALARKTVEEAEEMLQAQIHHLVRKSDLVLHEVRQQSQARDELQRWLQQLQDATKEDKQLQAQGQVIRQLQNKTGKMVTKVQAGQRVTRHYLTTREALKRELAHLPAHLDVLSEIAGLYHGELQDTEVLALHACKAAGVTQEALDRMETEVFMESEFRQRSLAAKKLPGTRQWLKEAREKRRRGTSLGFLNQEEEGDSLDAVKLEAAKSKMQSEALWNEKMGRAKAALQCSHPWDISSGLLMQQTLSTGMEHIITHCEEKKKVLEKRVRELELKQAEMKFGKPPDTTRGLEEELQANLQQEEARLEHMRSQVLRNQEVQLQFTMGTDSLLASLHGITVDGQDSPVKTMGVEEKLQHCGQKLQYLVQQVATSTPPSQSPDEEKKVRGDSIPAVAFGDPDRRLLDSRAQATLPAEWCEH; encoded by the exons ATGGCCAGGCAAGAGGCGGCGGTGACTTGCCGGGGcgctggagctgccctggctgcGGGGCCGGAGGGCCGAGGCAGGAGCACTGGCATCACACCGGTACAGAAGGCCAAGCACAGCCAGCGTGCCCAGGAGCTGCGCAACTTCATTGCCCTGCAAG AGCAAGGGAGGAAGCTGCTCACACAGATGTGTGAGGAGAAGCTCCGCCAGAGGAGAGAGCTGCTCCCCGGCTTGCGTGAGGCGCTGCAGGACGACGCCCATGCCCTGGCCGTGCTCCAGAAG AGCAAGAACCTCTCCAGCTTCGGGGCTCGTGGACCGCAGAATCTCCTGGACGTGGCTTTGGCCAGGAAGACGGTGGAG gaggctgaggagatgCTCCAGGCCCAAATCCATCACCTGGTGAGGAAAAGTGACCTGGTACTGCACGAGGTGAGGCAGCAGAGCCAAGCCCGGGACGAGctgcagaggtggctgcagcagctgcaggatgcCACCAAGGAGGACAAGCAGCTGCAGGCGCAGGGGCAG GTGATTCGCCAGCTGCAAAACAAGACTGGGAAGATGGTCACCAAAGTCCAAGCTGGACAGAGGGTGACCAGACACTACCTCACCACGCGGGAGGCCTTGAAGAGG GAGCTGGCCCACCTGCCTGCGCACCTGGATGTGCTGTCTGAGATTGCGGGGCTGTACCACGGGGAGCTGCAGGACACGGAAGTCTTGGCCTTGCATGCCTGTAAAGCTGCAGGTGTCACCCAG GAGGCCTTGGACAGGATGGAAACAGAGGTATTTATGGAGAGTGAGTTCAGGCAGCGCTCCCTGGCCGCCAAGAAGTTGCCAGGCACCAGACAGTGGCTCAAGGAAGCAAGAGAGAAGCGACGCAGAGGG ACCAGCTTGGGCTTCCTgaaccaggaggaggagggggactCGCTGGATG cagtCAAACTGGAGGCCGCCAAGTCCAAGATGCAGAGCGAGGCCCTGTGGAATGAGAAGATGGGGCGGGCCAAGGCTGCACTGCAGTGCTCCCACCCCTGG GACATCTCCAGCGGGCTCCTGATGCAGCAGACGCTGTCTACGGGCATGGAACACATCATCACGCATTgtgaggagaagaagaaggtgctggagaagagagtgagggagctggagctgaagcAGGCCGAGATGAAGTTTGGCAAGCCCCCCGACACAACCAG ggggctggaggaggagctgcaggcaaaCCTGCAGCAGGAAGAGGCTCGGCTAGAGCACATGCGGTCCCAGGTGCTGAGGAACCAGGAGGTCCAGCTCCAGTTTACAATGGGCACTGACAGCCTCTTGGCCTCTCTGCACGGCATCACCGTGGACGGCCAG GACAGTCCGGTCAAAACCATGGGGGTGGAGGAGAAGCTCCAGCACTGTGGGCAGAAGCTGCAGTACCTGGTGCAGCAGGTGGCCACCTCAACCCCTCCCAGCCAAAGCCCTGACGAGGAGAAAAAGGTGCGTGGGGACTCCATCCCTGCTGTGGCCTTTGGGGACCCAGACAGGCGACTCCTGGATAGCCGAGCCCAAGCCACCCTCCCTGCTGAGTGGTGTGAACATTGA